From one Streptomyces sp. CA-210063 genomic stretch:
- a CDS encoding glycosyltransferase codes for MTSGSYESTVPDELGDPAVRGAEVPEPAAVTIVVPTFNESANVRELLHQITETVPGRLPCEVVFVDDSTDDTPDVINVAAQDCPFPVTVLHRDEPVGGLGGAVVEGIKAAGSDWIVVMDGDLQHPPSLVPDLVATGERSSASLVVASRYIKGGSRAGLAGSYRVAVSRGATWLTKSLFPRRLHGISDPMSGFFAIRRSAVTADILQPLGYKILLELAVRSRPRQVTEVPFVFQDRFAGESKSTAQEGLRFLRHLVGLRTASPLARMLVFGLIGVTGFLPNLAGLYALTSAGMHYVPAEILANQLGVLWNFYLIEHLCFRERRKYRKRWDRVGRFALLANADLVLRIPLIALFVGRFEMHALTATALALVMTFVLRFVGTEALVYLPRKNSRRGERGEKKQAEPARRAA; via the coding sequence ATGACCAGCGGAAGTTATGAGTCCACCGTCCCCGATGAACTCGGCGACCCGGCCGTGCGAGGGGCCGAAGTCCCCGAGCCCGCGGCCGTCACCATCGTCGTACCGACCTTCAACGAGTCCGCCAACGTACGGGAGCTGCTGCACCAGATCACCGAGACGGTGCCCGGGCGGCTGCCCTGCGAGGTCGTCTTCGTGGACGACTCCACCGACGACACCCCCGACGTCATCAACGTGGCCGCGCAGGACTGCCCGTTCCCGGTGACCGTGCTGCACCGCGACGAACCGGTCGGCGGACTCGGCGGCGCGGTCGTGGAAGGCATCAAGGCGGCCGGCTCCGACTGGATCGTCGTCATGGACGGCGACCTCCAGCATCCGCCGTCCCTGGTACCGGACCTGGTGGCGACCGGGGAGCGGTCGTCAGCGAGTCTGGTGGTCGCCTCCCGCTACATCAAGGGCGGCAGCCGGGCCGGACTCGCGGGCAGCTACCGCGTCGCCGTCTCACGCGGCGCGACCTGGCTCACCAAGTCCCTCTTCCCACGCCGGCTGCACGGCATCAGCGACCCGATGAGCGGCTTCTTCGCGATCCGCCGCAGCGCGGTCACCGCCGACATCCTCCAGCCGCTCGGCTACAAGATCCTCCTCGAACTCGCCGTGCGCAGCCGCCCGCGCCAGGTCACGGAGGTGCCGTTCGTCTTCCAGGACCGGTTCGCCGGCGAGTCCAAGTCGACCGCGCAGGAGGGCCTGAGATTCCTGCGCCACCTCGTCGGACTGCGCACCGCCTCACCGCTGGCCCGCATGTTGGTCTTCGGACTGATCGGCGTCACCGGCTTCCTGCCGAACCTCGCGGGCCTGTACGCCCTGACCTCGGCCGGTATGCACTACGTCCCCGCCGAGATCCTCGCCAACCAGCTCGGCGTGCTCTGGAACTTCTACCTCATCGAGCACCTGTGCTTCCGCGAGCGACGCAAGTACCGCAAGCGATGGGACCGCGTCGGCCGGTTCGCGTTGCTGGCCAACGCCGACCTGGTGCTGCGCATCCCGCTGATCGCCCTGTTCGTCGGCAGGTTCGAGATGCATGCCCTGACCGCCACCGCGCTCGCGCTGGTGATGACGTTCGTCCTGCGCTTCGTCGGGACCGAAGCGCTGGTCTATCTGCCGCGCAAGAACTCTCGCCGCGGGGAGCGCGGCGAGAAGAAGCAGGCCGAGCCCGCAAGGAGAGCCGCGTGA
- a CDS encoding galactose oxidase-like domain-containing protein — protein sequence MGALASGLLLISPQPASAANLIQNPGFETAGTGDMPYCWEKSGWGDNDFTFTTVADAHSGSKAMKVELTRRVSGDRKALITESAACAPTVSVGKQYDLGLWYKSTTPDTSLTLFRHDTTAGWQYWTDLKTLEMAGSWTEATVRTPEVPAGTDRISWGVSVYGTGSVTTDDYTMDQVADPVPEPACTGTPEECQNGRWDVLPTQNPVRSMHSVVLNNGKVLLIAGSGNSEQMFEAGTFTSAVYDPKNGTYKQIPTPDDMFCAGHVQLDDGRVLVMSGNKAYPAADGSHGYEGYKDSYVFDPVTETYTKTNDMNDGHWYPSATILGNGDVISFGGLREDSTGSVAAELWSDAEQKWLELWKVNQTWSYWGLYPSMILMQDGRLFYSGSHVFGNNIPGTGSAIYDYGANTITQVPGLQNKDERDQSASVLLPPAQDQKVLTIGGGNIESNPEANRLTDVIDLKAANPSYVAGPPIPQGTVDLGNGKIAQTGNQGKMYVSAVLLPDGKVLETGGALHNRANPVYETSIYDPATNTFDPVATDPEERGYHSSAFLLPDGRVMTTGDNPGNGTWNHDVSIYTPPYLLKGPRPKITSLIDKEWVYGDTQRITVDRPIAKAELIRPAAVTHSSDPNQRFVDLPLSVDGNNVDLNVTSNPNLAPPGWYMLFAVDANGVPSVAEWVHLQGPSALAAASGEAPSAHVHDFADAPKGKTTGPGKKTKSKKVSPTISGCDRHYGTANVCVPTTFPDEVKKTTASRCEWLKENNYGRLKVNGKDDPLKLDRNRDGLACGKADLKRT from the coding sequence GTGGGCGCCCTGGCCTCCGGCCTTCTTCTGATCTCACCCCAACCCGCGTCCGCCGCCAACCTCATCCAGAACCCCGGCTTCGAGACCGCCGGTACGGGCGACATGCCGTACTGCTGGGAGAAGTCGGGCTGGGGCGACAACGACTTCACCTTCACCACGGTGGCGGACGCCCACTCTGGCTCCAAGGCCATGAAGGTAGAGCTGACCCGCCGGGTCTCCGGCGACCGCAAGGCCCTGATCACCGAGTCGGCGGCCTGCGCGCCGACGGTCTCGGTGGGCAAGCAGTACGACCTGGGCCTCTGGTACAAGTCGACGACCCCCGACACGTCCCTCACCCTCTTCCGGCACGACACCACGGCCGGCTGGCAGTACTGGACCGACCTCAAGACGCTGGAGATGGCGGGGAGTTGGACCGAGGCGACGGTCCGCACCCCCGAGGTCCCGGCGGGCACCGACCGGATCAGCTGGGGTGTCTCCGTCTACGGCACCGGCTCCGTCACCACCGACGACTACACGATGGACCAGGTCGCCGACCCCGTCCCCGAGCCGGCCTGCACGGGCACGCCGGAAGAATGCCAGAACGGCCGCTGGGACGTCCTGCCCACCCAGAACCCCGTCCGCTCCATGCACTCCGTCGTCCTCAACAACGGCAAGGTCCTGCTGATCGCCGGCTCCGGCAACAGCGAGCAGATGTTCGAGGCAGGCACGTTCACCAGCGCGGTGTACGACCCGAAGAACGGCACGTACAAGCAGATCCCGACACCGGACGACATGTTCTGCGCGGGTCATGTGCAGCTCGACGACGGCCGGGTCCTGGTCATGAGCGGCAACAAGGCGTACCCGGCGGCCGACGGCTCGCACGGCTACGAGGGCTACAAGGACTCGTACGTCTTCGACCCGGTGACGGAGACCTACACCAAGACGAACGACATGAACGACGGCCACTGGTACCCGTCGGCGACGATCCTCGGTAACGGTGACGTCATCTCGTTCGGCGGCCTCCGCGAGGACTCCACCGGTTCGGTGGCGGCCGAGCTGTGGTCGGACGCCGAGCAGAAGTGGCTCGAACTCTGGAAGGTCAACCAGACCTGGTCGTACTGGGGCCTGTACCCGTCGATGATCCTCATGCAGGACGGCCGCCTCTTCTACTCCGGCAGCCATGTCTTCGGCAACAACATCCCGGGTACGGGTTCGGCGATCTACGACTACGGCGCCAACACGATCACGCAGGTCCCCGGCCTCCAGAACAAGGACGAACGCGACCAGTCCGCGAGCGTTCTCCTGCCCCCCGCCCAGGACCAGAAAGTCCTGACGATCGGTGGCGGCAACATCGAATCCAACCCGGAGGCGAACCGCCTGACGGACGTCATCGACCTGAAGGCCGCGAACCCGTCGTACGTCGCGGGCCCGCCGATCCCGCAGGGCACGGTGGACCTGGGCAACGGCAAGATCGCCCAGACCGGCAACCAGGGCAAGATGTACGTCTCGGCGGTCCTGCTGCCCGACGGCAAGGTCCTGGAGACGGGCGGCGCCCTGCACAACCGCGCCAACCCGGTCTACGAGACGTCGATCTACGACCCGGCCACCAACACCTTCGACCCGGTGGCCACGGACCCGGAGGAGCGCGGCTACCACTCCTCGGCGTTCTTGCTGCCGGACGGCCGCGTCATGACCACCGGCGACAACCCGGGCAACGGCACGTGGAACCACGACGTGTCGATCTACACCCCGCCGTACCTGCTGAAGGGCCCCCGCCCGAAGATCACGTCGTTGATCGACAAGGAGTGGGTGTACGGCGACACGCAGCGCATCACGGTGGACCGCCCGATCGCGAAGGCGGAACTGATCCGTCCCGCAGCGGTCACCCACTCCTCCGACCCGAACCAGCGCTTCGTGGACCTGCCGCTGTCCGTCGACGGCAACAACGTCGACCTGAACGTGACGAGCAACCCGAACCTGGCCCCGCCCGGTTGGTACATGCTCTTCGCGGTCGACGCCAACGGCGTCCCGTCGGTGGCGGAATGGGTCCACCTCCAGGGCCCGTCCGCCCTGGCCGCCGCTTCCGGCGAAGCCCCCTCGGCCCACGTCCACGACTTCGCGGACGCCCCGAAGGGCAAGACCACCGGCCCGGGCAAGAAGACCAAGTCCAAGAAGGTCAGCCCGACCATCTCCGGCTGCGACCGCCACTACGGCACGGCGAACGTCTGCGTCCCGACGACCTTCCCGGACGAGGTCAAGAAGACGACGGCGTCCCGCTGCGAGTGGCTGAAGGAGAACAACTACGGCCGCCTGAAGGTCAACGGCAAGGACGACCCGCTGAAGCTGGACCGCAACAGGGATGGTCTGGCGTGTGGGAAGGCGGATCTGAAGAGAACGTAG